In Lodderomyces elongisporus chromosome 1, complete sequence, the DNA window tttttctttttcttttttttttttcttgaataTAATAATGTTGATACTGTTGATACTATCGATACTGTTAATACTGTTGTTACTGTAGACCTACTGTATCTTTTTCGTTGTGTCTTTCTCCCCACATTATGGAATATACCCAAAGCATCAAATAATTATATTCGGCACCTGTTCAAGGCAAAGCTGGCATTTGTGTATGTCTTCCTTGACAAACACGTTAAAAATTACAATTTTAGTTAGAAAGGATTCCACTATCAACTTcatattgtttcttttccaaaacgTCTCGAAACACGTACTGTCAAACACCCTTTGTTTAGTCAAAGTTCAAGGTATAGACACATATTGTTGAttaccattttttttttaaaattgaaattaaagGTATCAGCCTAAAtattcaacaaaacaacaacagaaagTATCACAGTTTGAAAGTTTTCCCGAATTAGGCCTTTATAATTTAGTGATCTAGACCATATACtattcaacaacaaatgctATCAGTAGATCCAtaccaacaaaaacaacaacagctccAGAAATTGCGACAAGATGCAGATACTGCAGCGGTAAACAAACAGATTGAGCAAGCTAAAGCCAAAGCTAAAAAGCTCTATGAAGAGATTGTCACAGTTAAGCAAAAGATCCAAGACTCAACATTGCAGTCTAATTCTGTCAATGTGAGTACAATTCCGCAGAATTCATGCAAGTTGAAGCTTTACAACACATTAACAGGCCACCTGAACAAAGTAGCAAAGATTTGTTGGAATACAGAGTCGTCGAGGATCCTATCGGCTTCACAGGATGGGTTCATGATTATTTGGGATGCAGTTACCGGTTTCAAGAAACAAGCAATCCAACTAGACAACCCATGGGTTCTAACTTGCAGTTTATCaccaaatgaaaaaatggTTGCTTCAGCGGGATTGGATAATGCTTGcacaattttcaaaatcaaagcTGACACGAGTAATAATCCCGttcaacaaacaaataaaagagaaggCGTCTTGACCAACTCATTTCCAATGCAAGCTGGATTTTATCAGTCAGTACAATCAATTTTTAAGGGCCACACTGCATATATATCAGACTGTGAATTCATCGGGAACAACTCTATAGTCACTGCAAGTGGTGATATGACTTGTTCATTATGGGACGTAACAAAGGGATCTAAATCCCGTGATTTTATCGACCATGTAGGTGATGTCTTGTGCTTGGCAATCTTTCCGAAAGACATTCTACTGGACAACCTTTTTATCAGTGGATCATCTGATGGATACGTTAAAGTTTGGGACTTGCGACAAGCAACGCCTACACAAAGTTTTAGTATTTCTAATAGTGATGTCAACTGCGCAAAAATATTTCCGGATGGCAACGCATTTGCAATTGGGTCAGATGATGGTCTAGTGAGACTATTTGATTTAAGGAGTGACTGTGGATTGGCTAACTACTCATTGCAGCTGGCTTTAATCAATAGCCAGACGGCGTTGGAAGGCTTGCCGCAGTTGCACTTGCCTACAAGAGAATTGTCAGATGTAGCAGCCAACAAAACAGTCACCAAAGCTTCAGGAACCACGGATAAGGCAAGTGCTCTTGCCACTTCCACCTCCAACACCAATACTAGCaccaacatcagcaacaataccaacaccaataacaacaacaacaacaacaacaacaaccaacaaGCACAAAACTGTGAAAATGAGTCTTTACGTGGAGGAATTTTCAGCAAAAGTACAAATAGCGACCGTGCAAGTATCAACTCAAGGGCATCGGTATTAGAAAATCAAGGTGTTTTCTCTCTTGACTTTGGCAAAAGTGGCAGATTCTTATATGCGTGCTATTCGGAATATGGATGTGTCGTGTGGGACACTTTAAAGAACGATGTCATTGGGACTTTAGGTAATGATCATTTGAACAAAATCAGTAACGTTAGTGTAAGTCCTGACGGAATTGGGTTAGCCACTGGCTCATGGGATGCCACAATTAAAGTCTGGAGTGTTTagtaattttgaaaataggAGAGTTTCCATAATGAGTTTTAATTTTAgtattgtttattttttttagtcTTACTTTATTACGATTTAGTACTTTTTACAGTAGCAGAAAGCACGAAGAAACACCCACCcacccacacacacacacacgcacgagaaaacaagagaatAGATTGATTACAAGGTAATGAACACCAGCGATTTTTCTCGCTCGTGTATTTTTGGGTTGTTATAGTTTGTTATGGGTTTCGACGGTTTTTGATGGTTTTTGATGAACTTTGAAGAATTTTGATGGATCTTGATTACAGTATATCTACTAGATGTTGATATATTCTCTTACATATATTATCTTCCTCTTGagattttttcaattttttttttttataaaaaagacTAATAGATTTTTAactttgttggtgttgctgctgttgttgttgctgttgttgctattcTACTTACCATATAGCTACTCTAAATTAATAACAGTATCAATTTCATCACGCCTCTCCTGTGTGTTTTCTTACATAGTCCCATaaacttttcaacaaaGAGTCTGGCAAAGTATATAAATCCATGGTAAATTCACCGTTTTCCACATCGTTTTTGATGTTCATCTCATTTGTCCTATTATCGGTGACCATTTGAACAACAACGATCAAGTCGTCCTCACTCAATTTTGTTAGTCCCTGAGATAACTTCTCTAAATCCACATTGCCTTTAATTGCGCTTCTTGACTTCTTACTCTTGTTGTCGCTAGCTGCTT includes these proteins:
- the STE4 gene encoding G protein subunit beta (BUSCO:EOG092645OU) translates to MLSVDPYQQKQQQLQKLRQDADTAAVNKQIEQAKAKAKKLYEEIVTVKQKIQDSTLQSNSVNVSTIPQNSCKLKLYNTLTGHSNKVAKICWNTESSRILSASQDGFMIIWDAVTGFKKQAIQLDNPWVLTCSLSPNEKMVASAGLDNACTIFKIKADTSNNPVQQTNKREGVLTNSFPMQAGFYQSVQSIFKGHTAYISDCEFIGNNSIVTASGDMTCSLWDVTKGSKSRDFIDHVGDVLCLAIFPKDILSDNLFISGSSDGYVKVWDLRQATPTQSFSISNSDVNCAKIFPDGNAFAIGSDDGLVRLFDLRSDCGLANYSLQSALINSQTALEGLPQLHLPTRELSDVAANKTVTKASGTTDKASALATSTSNTNTSTNISNNTNTNNNNNNNNNNQQAQNCENESLRGGIFSKSTNSDRASINSRASVLENQGVFSLDFGKSGRFLYACYSEYGCVVWDTLKNDVIGTLGNDHLNKISNVSVSPDGIGLATGSWDATIKVWSV